From one Solanum lycopersicum chromosome 12, SLM_r2.1 genomic stretch:
- the LOC138340395 gene encoding secreted RxLR effector protein 161-like, protein MDEVENMSKVPYASAVGRIVYAMVCTRPDISQYAIVVSRYMENPGKRHWEALKWILRYLKGALDVGLTFRKSEGISILGYVDSDYAGDLDRKRSTTRYIFTLVGSAVS, encoded by the coding sequence ATGGATGAGGTGGAGAATATGTCCAAGGTTCCTTATGCGAGCGCAGTCGGTAGAATAGTGTATGCTATGGTGTGCACACGTCCAGATATTTCTCAATATGCAATTGTGGTAAGCAGGTACATGGAAAATCCAGGAAAAAGGCACTGGGAAGCTCTCAAGTGGATATTGAGATATCTCAAAGGAGCTCTTGATGTTGGCCTAACCTTCCGTAAAAGTGAAGGTATTTCAATTCTCGGTTATGTAGATTCTGACTATGCAGGGGATCTTGATCGAAAGAGGTCCACAACTAGATACATCTTTACTCTCGTTGGCAGTGCCGTTAGTTAG